From Pagrus major chromosome 2, Pma_NU_1.0, one genomic window encodes:
- the itpkcb gene encoding inositol-trisphosphate 3-kinase Cb — protein sequence MGQTRSDLSHSAATPGRAKWKAGETAQRLRIRRPRSGEKRRTSDQLNRNPMKNKVLSCLGRRKRDSSQTEADLGCGNGAGDPAARRDHRVGKLPRDEVVSTSGEHQASPGCFERPPGLDDNTEAVNREAAAGPSDASGLERRTGEVSGAGCEEPKPEREDNASDPPTRAMEDQPLGGNNQGRIVGEVGDLTGTSVSSTPLLTSDPDTERTLSDLPPDKALAGGLSVAEANMTKTDCSSAPKAAGDQNNCCPGEKDSNQAPHGPTGGQSYPGTIPKLIITRDPSPTRSQGTPALLSDRTELSTGSCLDPHPDDESPCSDSGCGGSPALMRSPRKLSNSSSIGLSSASSFEESEDDFTGSDIESSLSPGRSLCSPDDGTGNKSWQKLKTMVHWSPFVVSFKKRYPWVQLAGHAGNFQAGEYGRLLKRYCECEQQCLQKLMKDTLRPHVPGYYGVVQRDEQDYNLMDDLLADFDSPSIMDCKMGSRTYLEEELIKARERPRLRKDMYDKMVAVDPGAPTEQERAQQGVLKPRYMQWRETLSSTATLGFRIEGIKKADGTCNTNFKKTKHREQVMQALEDFVGGNTQILKLYLQRLEELRSVLEQSHFFRTHEVVGSSLLFVHDASGKARVWMIDFGKTVPLPDPRTLDHRTPWVEGNREDGYLWGLDNLIDIFSSMLPQTP from the exons ATGGGCCAAACGCGCTCGGATCTCTCGCACAGCGCCGCCACCCCTGGCAGAGCGAAATGGAAAGCAGGCGAGACAGCCCAGCGGCTCCGTATCCGCAGACCTAGGAGCGGAGAGAAGCGACGGACCAGTGACCAGTTAAACAGGAATCCGATGAAAAATAAAGTGCTGTCGTGTTTGGGGAGGAGAAAGCGAGACTCCAGCCAAACAGAAGCGGATTTAGGTTGCGGAAACGGAGCCGGAGATCCAGCGGCGCGCCGCGATCACAGAGTAGGAAAGTTGCCGAGGGACGAGGTTGTGTCGACGAGTGGGGAACACCAAGCATCCCCGGGTTGTTTTGAGAGACCGCCCGGCCTAGATGATAACACCGAGGCTGTGAACCGAGAGGCAGCGGCTGGCCCGTCCGATGCGTCAGGTTTGGAAAGGCGGACCGGAGAAGTCAGCGGAGCGGGCTGCGAGGAGCCGAAACCCGAGCGAGAGGACAATGCCTCGGACCCCCCGACGAGGGCCATGGAAGATCAGCCACTGGGGGGAAACAACCAGGGTCGTATTGTGGGTGAAGTTGGAGATTTAACCGGGACTAGTGTGAGTTCAACCCCGCTGCTCACCTCTGACCCGGACACTGAGCGGACTTTGTCTGACTTGCCCCCGGATAAAGCGTTGGCCGGCGGGCTGTCGGTGGCGGAGGCTAACATGACAAAAACTGACTGTAGCTCCGCTCCCAAAGCAGCCGGAGACCAGAACAACTGCTGTCCGGGTGAAAAGGACTCTAATCAGGCCCCCCATGGCCCCACAGGAGGCCAAAGCTACCCAGGAACCATCCCGAAACTCATCATAACCAGAGACCCCAGTCCGACCCGCTCTCAGGGGACACCGGCCCTGCTGAGCGACCGCACGGAGCTCAGCACCGGCTCGTGTCTGGACCCTCACCCGGATGACGAGTCCCCCTGCTCGGACAGCGGCTGCGGAGGGTCCCCCGCGCTGATGCGGTCCCCGAGGAAGCTGTCCAACTCCTCCTCCATCGGCTTGTCCTCCGCCTCGTCCTTCGAGGAGTCCGAGGACGACTTCACAGGGAGCGACATCGAGTCCAGTCTGTCTCCGGGCCGGTCTCTGTGCAGCCCGGACGATGGGACAGGG aATAAGTCGTGGCAGAAACTGAAGACCATGGTTCACTGGTCCCCCTTCGTCGTGTCCTTCAAGAAGCGTTACCCGTGGGTTCAACTAGCTGGCCATGCAg GTAACTTCCAGGCTGGGGAGTACGGCCGCTTGTTGAAGCGATACTGCGAGTGTGAGCAGCAGTGCCTACAGAAGCTGATGAAAGACACCCTGCGCCCTCACGTGCCTGGTTATTATGGTGTGGTCCAGAGAGACGAGCAGGACTATAATCTGATGGATGACCTGCTGGCAGACTTCGACTCGCCCTCCATCATGGACTGTAAGATGGGAAGCAG gacGTACTTGGAGGAGGAGCTGATTAAAGCCAGAGAGCGTCCACGTTTGCGGAAGGACATGTATGACAAGATGGTGGCAGTGGACCCCGGCGCCCCCACTGAGCAGGAGAGGGCCCAGCAGGGAGTCCTCAAACCCAGATACATGCAGTGGAGGGAGACGCTCAGCTCCACAGCCACCCTGGGCTTCCGCATCGAAGGCATTAAG AAAGCTGATGGAACTTGTAACACCAACTTTAAGAAGACGAAGCACAGGGAGCAGGTGATGCAGGCCCTGGAGGACTTTGTAGGCGGCAACACTCAGATTCTG aaattataCCTGCAGCGGCTGGAGGAACTGCGCTCAGTTCTCGAGCAGTCACACTTTTTCAGGACACACGAG GTCGTGGGCAGCTCCCTGCTGTTCGTGCATGACGCCTCGGGGAAGGCCCGAGTGTGGATGATTGACTTCGGGAAGACGGTTCCTCTGCCGGACCCTCGGACCCTGGATCACAGGACTCCCTGGGTGGAGGGCAACAGGGAGGACGGCTACCTGTGGGGACTGGACAACCTCATAGACATCTTCAGCAGTATGCTCCCACAGACGCCTTGA
- the actmap gene encoding actin maturation protease — protein MSVQCPLSPPPPPPPPPPPPPPHAPGPPPPPVSTQKKKLYQTIASSRSPVEGNHTEARLLLSQRESSFRKDLQWILVNNYVPSLIQDGPQCGLVALWMSAHLRQPKLSLDMETVVQTALSRGYTAQGEMFSADNMALLAEEVCGCKAELLSGGLSGENAATIITHLWGRQPVLIPYDEDFNHEPCQRSGYKAHWAAASGVLLGLDHGSVNNNHTQPDPTLPWLSLATDSSCPCPVGSTAVKEVYILAKQGKSLRYQLWSLDSVAQSNGQLMTMDPQRANDGTQYVVPEGGVEAGLAGQAVLLHTRTQKQE, from the exons ATGTCAGTGCAGTGTCCCctgtcaccaccaccacctcctcctcctcctcctcctccaccacctccacatGCTCCAGGgccaccacctccacctgtcTCAACACAAAAGAAGAAGCTGTATCAGACTATAGCCAGCAGCAGGAGCCCTGTAGAGGGGAACCACACAGAGGCCCGCCTACTGCTCAGTCAGAGGGAGAGCAG TTTTAGGAAGGACCTGCAGTGGATCCTGGTGAACAACTACGTGCCTTCTCTAATTCAAGATGGTCCACA GTGTGGTCTGGTTGCTTTGTGGATGTCTGCTCACCTTCGACAGCCAAAGCTGAGTCTTGACATGGAAACTGTTGTTCAGACGGCACTGAGCAGAGGATACACGGCACAGGGGGAAATGTTTTCAG CTGACAACATGGCCCTGCTGGCAGAGGAGGTTTGTGGCTGTAAGGCTGAGCTGCTGTCGGGAGGCTTAAGTGGTGAAAATGCTGCAACCATCATCACACACCTGTGGGGGAGACAGCCTGTTCTCATCCC ATATGATGAGGACTTCAACCATGAGCCATGCCAGCGCAGCGGCTACAAGGCACACTGGGCAGCTGCTTCAG GTGTTCTCCTCGGTTTGGACCACGGCAGCGTGAACAACAACCACACTCAACCTGACCCCACTCTGCCCTGGCTCTCCCTCGccactgacagcagctgtccCTGTCCTGTCGGTAGCACAGCAGTCAAAGAGGTTTACATTCTGGCGAAGCAGGGTAAAAGCCTGCGCTACCAGCTGTGGAGTTTGGACAGCGTGGCTCAGAGCAACGGGCAGCTGATGACGATGGACCCTCAGAGAGCTAACGATGGGACCCAGTATGTGGTTCCTGAAGGAGGGGTGGAGGCTGGGCTGGCTGGACAGGCAGTGCTGCTCCACACGAGGACTCAGAAGCAGGAATGA
- the snrpa gene encoding U1 small nuclear ribonucleoprotein A, producing MATADVRLNHTIYINNLNEKIKKDELKKSLYAIFSQFGQILDILVARNVKMKGQAFVIFKEVNSASNALRSMQGFPFYDKPMRIQYAKMDSDIIAKMKGTYVERDRKKEKTKKIKGAETAGAKKGVPGAAAPMVAGVPAAMPGMPPMSQAPRMMHMPGQPPYMPPPGMMPPPGMAPGQMPPGAMPPGQMMPGQMPGQMPQQVAENPPNHILFLTNLPEETNELMLSMLFNQFPGFKEVRLVPGRHDIAFVEFDNEVQAGAARDALQGFKITQANAMKISFAKK from the exons ATGGCCACTGCGGACGTACGGCTCAATCATACAATCTACATCAACAACTTGAATGAGAAAATCAAGAAAGATG AGTTGAAAAAGTCGCTGTACGCCATCTTCTCGCAGTTCGGACAGATTTTGGACATCTTGGTCGCAAGAAACGTGAAGATGAAGGGTCAGGCCTTTGTTATTTTCAAAGAGGTTAACAGCGCCTCCAATGCCCTGAGATCCATGCAGGGATTCCCTTTCTACGACAAGCCCATG CGTATCCAGTATGCTAAGATGGACTCAGACATCATAGCTAAAATGAAGGGAACTTATGTGGAGCGTGACCGTAAAAAAGAGAAGACCAAGAAAATCAAGGGAGCTGAGACAGCAGGAGCTAAGAAGGGTGTACCAGGAGCTGCTGCACCCATGGTTGCTGGTGTACCTGCTGCCATGCCT GGAATGCCTCCCATGAGCCAGGCTCCCCGTATGATGCACATGCCAGGACAGCCGCCTTATATGCCCCCTCCTGGCATGATGCCTCCTCCTGGGATGGCACCTGGTCAGATGCCCCCTGGTGCCATGCCTCCTGGCCAGATGATGCCTGGACAGATGCCTGGACAAATGCCCCAGCAG GTTGCAGAAAATCCTCCCAATcacatcctcttcctcaccaACCTGCCAGAAGAGACGAACGAACTCATGCTCTCCATGCTCTTCAACCA GTTCCCTGGGTTCAAGGAGGTGCGTCTGGTCCCTGGTCGCCACGACATCGCCTTCGTGGAGTTTGACAATGAAGTGCAGGCCGGCGCTGCACGAGATGCACTACAAGGCTTTAAGATCACACAAGCGAACGCAATGAAGATCTCGTTCGCCAAGAAATAA